In the genome of Telluria beijingensis, one region contains:
- a CDS encoding efflux transporter outer membrane subunit, translated as MLSSTAAPRVALLSALLSTLLLLAGCVSMGPQPQRASLNLGAAPNSSRAIDSLTSEAAAWPAQDWWRAYGDPQLDRLVEGARAASPTVAGALARVRQAAALEGLAASALAPQANASVRTTRQRYSENGSVPKPLAGSWQWVNDAGVSLGYELDFWGKNQAAVTAAAGRVNARQAEAEAASLAVSTAVVQAYLRLDHLYAQRDLAEQELRQRSRILELVQQRVSAQLDSKAELKQAEIGVPAARGQIAALDEALALTRGQIVALAGQGQDGAADIARPRLHLARPAGAPADIPAALLGRRPELVALRWQVEAASGEIDVARAQFYPTVNLTVSGGLASLGFDRLLQGGSRSFAAGPLVTLPLLDGGRLRSNLGARNAEFDIAVESYNAAVVEALRDVTAQLTSLRWLDERAREQEQALGAAEQAYELAEQRYRAGLGNFVQVLIAETQVVAQRRGQAELDARAYELDVNLVRALGGGYH; from the coding sequence ATGCTTTCTTCTACTGCCGCGCCGCGTGTGGCGCTGCTGTCGGCGCTGTTGTCTACACTTCTATTGCTGGCCGGTTGCGTCTCGATGGGACCGCAGCCGCAGCGAGCCAGCCTGAACCTTGGTGCAGCCCCGAATTCATCGCGCGCTATTGATTCGTTGACAAGCGAGGCCGCCGCTTGGCCCGCGCAGGACTGGTGGCGCGCCTACGGCGACCCCCAGTTGGACCGGCTGGTGGAAGGCGCCCGCGCGGCCAGCCCGACTGTCGCCGGCGCGCTCGCCCGGGTGCGCCAGGCGGCCGCGCTCGAAGGCTTGGCGGCATCGGCGCTGGCGCCGCAGGCCAATGCCTCGGTGCGTACCACGCGCCAGCGCTACAGCGAGAACGGCAGCGTGCCCAAGCCGCTGGCGGGCAGCTGGCAATGGGTGAACGATGCCGGCGTCAGCCTGGGCTATGAGCTCGATTTTTGGGGCAAGAACCAGGCCGCCGTGACGGCCGCCGCCGGCCGCGTCAATGCGCGCCAGGCCGAAGCGGAAGCCGCCAGCCTCGCGGTATCCACTGCCGTGGTGCAGGCCTACCTGCGGCTGGACCACCTGTACGCGCAGCGCGACCTGGCCGAGCAGGAGCTGCGCCAGCGCAGCCGCATCCTGGAGCTGGTGCAGCAGCGTGTCTCCGCCCAGCTCGACAGCAAGGCGGAATTGAAGCAGGCCGAGATCGGCGTGCCGGCCGCGCGCGGCCAGATCGCGGCGCTCGACGAAGCGCTGGCGCTGACCCGCGGCCAGATCGTGGCGTTGGCCGGCCAGGGCCAGGATGGCGCCGCCGACATCGCCCGCCCGCGGCTGCACCTCGCGCGGCCGGCCGGCGCGCCGGCCGACATACCCGCCGCCTTGCTCGGCCGGCGCCCGGAGCTGGTAGCGCTGCGCTGGCAGGTGGAAGCGGCCAGCGGCGAGATCGACGTCGCCAGGGCGCAGTTCTACCCGACCGTGAACCTCACCGTCTCGGGTGGCCTGGCCAGCCTGGGTTTCGACCGCCTGCTGCAGGGCGGCAGCCGCAGCTTCGCGGCTGGCCCGCTGGTAACCCTGCCGCTGCTCGACGGCGGCCGGCTGCGCAGCAACCTGGGCGCGCGCAACGCCGAATTCGACATCGCGGTGGAAAGCTACAACGCGGCCGTGGTCGAGGCGCTGCGCGACGTGACGGCGCAACTGACGTCGCTGCGCTGGCTGGACGAGCGGGCGCGCGAGCAGGAACAGGCGCTGGGCGCCGCCGAGCAGGCCTATGAGCTGGCCGAACAGCGCTACCGCGCGGGGCTCGGCAACTTCGTGCAGGTCCTGATCGCCGAAACGCAGGTCGTGGCCCAGCGCCGCGGCCAGGCCGAGCTGGATGCCCGCGCCTATGAACTGGACGTCAACCTGGTGCGCGCCCTCGGCGGCGGCTACCACTGA
- a CDS encoding efflux RND transporter periplasmic adaptor subunit: MEPKNTHTIPQGRRKLAFGLSAAVLAVAGGIAWSSPEVLGIGWNSQHTEDAYVEGNLVQVTPQVAGTVTRIAADNTDFVRPGEVLVQLNEVDARLAQDRAEAALAKSARQVRAQFAGVEQLRATVAQREADLGKAGSDLERRRKLADTGAVSGEDIRHAEDAVAAARAALTAARQQAGAALALVDGTTVESHPDVQAAIAQLRDASLGLARTTLAAPVGGIVARRNVQIGQRVAQGMPLMAIVPLDQMWVTANLKETQLKDVRIGQPVAVTADVYGSDVVFHGRVVGQEAGTGSAFAAVPAQNATGNWIKVVQRVPVRIALDPKDLARHPLRLGLSMKVAIDTSSKAGLSLMQAGAVRQQYKTVVFETESHGADEAIRRALGSPGAVAAR; encoded by the coding sequence ATGGAACCCAAGAATACGCACACCATTCCCCAGGGCCGCCGCAAGTTGGCGTTCGGCCTGAGCGCCGCCGTGCTGGCAGTCGCCGGCGGCATCGCCTGGTCCTCGCCCGAGGTACTGGGCATCGGCTGGAACAGCCAGCACACCGAAGACGCCTATGTCGAGGGCAACCTGGTGCAGGTGACGCCGCAGGTGGCCGGCACCGTCACGCGCATCGCGGCCGACAACACCGATTTCGTGCGTCCAGGCGAGGTGCTGGTGCAGCTGAACGAGGTCGATGCGCGCCTGGCCCAGGACCGGGCCGAGGCGGCGCTGGCCAAGTCGGCGCGCCAGGTGCGGGCCCAGTTCGCCGGCGTCGAGCAGTTGCGGGCGACGGTCGCCCAGCGCGAGGCCGACCTGGGCAAGGCGGGCAGCGACCTCGAACGGCGGCGCAAGCTGGCCGACACCGGCGCCGTCTCGGGCGAGGACATCCGCCACGCCGAGGACGCGGTGGCCGCCGCGCGCGCCGCGCTCACCGCCGCGCGCCAGCAGGCCGGCGCTGCGCTGGCCTTGGTGGATGGCACCACGGTCGAGAGCCATCCCGACGTCCAGGCCGCGATCGCCCAGCTGCGCGACGCTTCGCTCGGCCTGGCCCGTACCACGCTGGCGGCGCCGGTAGGCGGCATCGTGGCCCGCCGCAATGTGCAGATCGGCCAGCGCGTGGCCCAGGGCATGCCGCTGATGGCGATCGTGCCGCTGGATCAGATGTGGGTTACGGCCAACTTGAAAGAGACCCAGTTGAAGGACGTGCGCATCGGCCAGCCGGTGGCGGTCACCGCCGACGTGTACGGCAGCGATGTCGTCTTCCATGGCCGCGTGGTCGGCCAGGAAGCCGGCACCGGCAGCGCCTTCGCGGCGGTGCCGGCCCAGAACGCGACTGGTAACTGGATCAAGGTGGTGCAGCGGGTGCCGGTGCGCATCGCGCTGGATCCGAAGGACCTGGCGCGCCATCCGCTGCGCCTGGGTCTGTCGATGAAGGTGGCGATCGATACCAGCAGCAAGGCGGGCTTGAGCCTGATGCAGGCTGGCGCCGTGCGCCAGCAATACAAGACCGTCGTGTTCGAGACCGAGTCGCATGGCGCCGACGAGGCGATCCGGCGCGCGCTCGGCAGCCCGGGCGCGGTGGCGGCGCGTTGA
- a CDS encoding MFS transporter has protein sequence MHAPASVHIPRPALLAAIFVFNFIEFLSTGMTVFAAPAIMGHVGASPEEYATVSALYAAVAVLSISQLTVLLQRLGWRNYLLGAVLCYMLGAWLCATSGSVAAFAGGRLLMALGGGVFMTVSRMMVNLIPPSPQRLQGIAAFGGALSCGLALGPWAASAMLSHEAWGGMFLALAALATLGALIATRWLPQDAVTLDGSPSRMHVPDAVLLGLGAAVTLYALQHLTYDWHGERTPLMWHLALGVTLLAAFGVVHARRSDPFLHLRILKSPRYRLGLLIFSVCYAVLGMVNTLLPQVLQKGLGVGLEQAGELQGIGLLSTLVAFVSMLELVKRKPHPTKFYVTGFLMLALLAWRFATLDPRAHAWDAVTFWLGLFGAFLTLGMATTAIHSFKDLQADNVVFSNAQQLKNMLGQAGLALGVGLTNIGLQERSALHASRLGEKASALGDGGAALARQAGLLAGQDLFWIVMWVGLAGAVLLALQRRFD, from the coding sequence ATGCACGCCCCGGCTAGTGTACATATCCCACGTCCAGCACTGCTGGCCGCGATCTTCGTGTTCAACTTCATCGAATTCCTGTCGACCGGGATGACGGTGTTCGCGGCGCCGGCCATCATGGGCCACGTCGGCGCGTCGCCCGAGGAATACGCGACCGTCTCGGCGCTGTACGCGGCGGTGGCGGTGCTGTCGATTTCTCAGCTGACGGTGCTGTTGCAGCGCCTCGGCTGGCGCAACTACCTGCTGGGCGCGGTGCTGTGCTATATGCTCGGCGCCTGGCTGTGCGCGACCAGCGGCAGCGTGGCCGCCTTCGCCGGCGGACGCCTGCTGATGGCGCTGGGCGGCGGCGTGTTCATGACGGTCTCGCGCATGATGGTCAACCTGATCCCGCCATCGCCGCAGCGCCTGCAGGGTATCGCGGCCTTCGGCGGCGCCCTGTCGTGCGGGCTGGCGCTGGGACCGTGGGCGGCATCGGCCATGCTGTCCCACGAAGCCTGGGGCGGGATGTTCCTGGCGCTGGCCGCGCTGGCCACGCTGGGTGCGTTGATCGCGACACGCTGGCTGCCGCAGGACGCCGTTACGCTCGATGGCAGTCCATCGCGCATGCATGTGCCGGACGCGGTCCTGCTCGGCCTGGGCGCCGCCGTGACCTTGTATGCGCTGCAGCACCTGACCTACGACTGGCATGGCGAGCGGACGCCGCTGATGTGGCATCTGGCGCTTGGCGTCACCCTGCTGGCGGCCTTCGGCGTGGTGCATGCGCGGCGCAGCGACCCCTTCCTGCATCTGCGCATCCTGAAAAGCCCGCGCTACCGGCTCGGGTTGTTGATCTTCAGCGTCTGCTACGCCGTGCTGGGCATGGTCAACACACTGCTGCCGCAGGTGCTGCAGAAGGGCCTGGGCGTGGGCCTGGAGCAGGCGGGCGAATTGCAGGGCATCGGCCTGCTGTCGACGCTTGTCGCCTTCGTCTCGATGCTGGAACTGGTCAAGCGCAAGCCACATCCGACCAAGTTCTACGTCACCGGCTTCCTGATGCTGGCGCTGCTGGCCTGGCGCTTCGCGACCCTCGACCCGCGCGCCCATGCCTGGGATGCGGTGACGTTCTGGCTCGGCCTGTTCGGCGCCTTCCTGACGCTCGGGATGGCGACCACGGCGATCCACTCGTTCAAGGACCTGCAGGCGGACAATGTGGTGTTCTCGAACGCGCAGCAGCTGAAGAACATGCTGGGGCAGGCGGGGCTGGCGCTCGGCGTGGGGCTGACCAATATCGGGCTGCAGGAAAGAAGTGCACTGCATGCGTCGCGCCTGGGCGAGAAGGCGTCAGCGCTCGGCGACGGCGGCGCCGCGCTGGCGCGTCAGGCCGGCCTGCTGGCGGGGCAGGACCTGTTCTGGATCGTGATGTGGGTTGGATTGGCGGGCGCGGTGCTGCTGGCGCTGCAGCGCCGCTTCGACTGA
- a CDS encoding J domain-containing protein: MANLSGLEQSIHQVDGIRVSLAGNATTLPDYWKTRFKAEGTVTEFKTRFVKRYPGIAIEVFDGVGRRAHGNYLLKNLRATYDFTWVQEEYGSMILSFEEIFRDQKRRIRALKKALRKSAKPAAVKEETFDPYQILKVGPDASDEDIKLAYKKRIQIFHPDKFSGMDELIVEFATDKAQQINLAREEIARLRSSQETD, encoded by the coding sequence ATGGCTAATTTGAGCGGACTGGAACAGAGTATTCATCAGGTCGACGGGATCCGCGTATCCCTCGCAGGCAACGCCACTACCCTCCCTGACTATTGGAAGACCCGATTCAAGGCGGAGGGCACTGTGACCGAGTTCAAGACACGGTTCGTAAAGCGCTATCCCGGCATTGCGATCGAGGTGTTCGATGGCGTGGGTCGCCGCGCCCACGGCAACTACCTGCTCAAGAACCTGCGCGCCACCTACGACTTCACCTGGGTGCAGGAAGAATACGGAAGCATGATCCTGTCGTTCGAGGAGATCTTCCGCGACCAGAAACGCCGCATCAGGGCGCTCAAGAAGGCGCTGCGCAAGTCGGCCAAGCCGGCCGCGGTGAAGGAGGAAACGTTCGACCCCTACCAGATATTGAAGGTGGGCCCCGACGCGTCGGACGAGGACATCAAGCTGGCCTACAAGAAGCGGATTCAGATCTTCCATCCCGATAAATTCAGCGGCATGGACGAGCTTATCGTGGAATTCGCCACCGATAAGGCGCAGCAGATCAACCTGGCGCGGGAGGAGATCGCACGCCTGCGATCGAGCCAGGAAACCGACTGA
- a CDS encoding MFS transporter: MHMTTPRRRILLLGATGFGLIAVCYGFARFAFGLFLPRIAADLGLSSSLGGTIAGGSFLGFCLAIVVAARCTERLGARPVAVAAGLVAAAGLLGIAFAPSASWLGAAVIFAGMSTGLASPALAAAVTAMAPPASRDTCNTAINAGTSAGVALSGPVAVMMGADWRLAFAGFAAAASAMSLATLAVLAGGKQAPATPGPLLPAFTPDLKRLVMAALLTGAASTVVWSFGGELAKTNLGWDSGKVGMLWTAMGAAGLAGAAAGYLVARAGLRAIHLGFHLAMAASIVAVGCELGSPALVFGGGAVFGAAYLMLTGVYLVWGISALPERPAAGVTVAFLALTVGQALGAPVFGFALDYLPADALVAAFAMLACVAGAIRRPN; encoded by the coding sequence ATGCACATGACCACCCCGCGGCGCCGCATCCTGCTGCTCGGCGCCACCGGCTTTGGCCTGATCGCCGTCTGCTACGGATTCGCGCGCTTCGCCTTCGGCCTGTTCCTGCCGCGGATCGCGGCCGATCTCGGCCTGTCCTCGTCCCTGGGCGGCACCATCGCCGGCGGCTCCTTCCTCGGCTTTTGCCTGGCGATCGTGGTGGCGGCCCGCTGCACCGAGCGCCTGGGGGCACGGCCTGTCGCCGTCGCAGCCGGCCTGGTGGCGGCCGCCGGCCTGCTGGGGATCGCGTTCGCGCCGTCGGCCTCCTGGCTCGGCGCGGCGGTGATCTTCGCCGGCATGAGTACCGGCCTGGCGTCGCCGGCGCTGGCGGCGGCGGTGACGGCGATGGCGCCGCCGGCCAGCCGCGACACCTGCAATACGGCGATCAACGCCGGCACCAGCGCTGGCGTCGCGCTCTCCGGCCCGGTCGCGGTCATGATGGGCGCCGACTGGCGGCTGGCGTTCGCCGGTTTCGCCGCGGCGGCGTCGGCGATGTCCCTTGCCACGCTGGCCGTCCTGGCTGGCGGCAAGCAGGCGCCGGCCACGCCCGGCCCGTTGCTGCCGGCGTTCACTCCCGACCTGAAACGCCTGGTGATGGCCGCCTTGCTGACCGGCGCCGCGAGCACCGTCGTCTGGAGTTTCGGCGGTGAACTCGCGAAGACCAACCTCGGATGGGACAGCGGGAAGGTGGGCATGCTGTGGACGGCGATGGGCGCCGCGGGCCTGGCCGGCGCCGCGGCGGGCTACCTGGTGGCCCGCGCCGGGCTGCGCGCCATCCACCTTGGTTTTCACCTTGCCATGGCGGCGTCGATCGTGGCCGTCGGCTGCGAGCTGGGGAGTCCGGCACTGGTATTTGGCGGCGGCGCAGTCTTCGGCGCCGCCTACCTGATGCTGACCGGCGTGTATCTGGTCTGGGGCATCTCGGCGCTGCCGGAGCGGCCCGCCGCCGGCGTGACGGTCGCCTTCCTGGCGCTGACGGTGGGCCAGGCGCTCGGCGCGCCGGTATTCGGGTTTGCCCTGGACTATCTGCCGGCAGATGCCCTGGTGGCGGCGTTTGCCATGCTGGCCTGCGTGGCCGGTGCGATCCGGCGGCCTAATTGA
- a CDS encoding tripartite tricarboxylate transporter permease, protein MELFSNLALGLETAFTLQNLFYCLVGVFVGTAVGVLPGLGPIATIAMLLPATFGLPPESALIMLAGIYYGAQYGGSTTAILVNLPGESSSVVTALDGYQMARNGQAGKALATAAIASFFAGSVATVLLALAAPPLADMALEFGPAEYFSLMVLGLVASVVLASGSLLKAIGMVLLGLLLGVVGTDVNSGSARYTFDLPQLADGINFVIVAMGMFGIGEIIRNLEHDESRDLVMKKVKGLMLNKEDFKRIIAPVLRATGLGSILGILPGGGAMLASFASYSLEKKVSKNSAQFGKGAIEGVAAPEAANNAGAQTSFIPMLTLGIPSNPVMALMIGAMIIQGIQPGPAVMTEQPGLFWGLIVSMWIGNLFLVVLNLPMIGIWVRMIMVPYQLLYPAILLFCAIGVFSLNNSEFDVYLMAVFGLLGYLCAKLELEPAPMLLGFIIGPMMEEYLRRALLLSRSDPMVFIERPISGVMLGLAAAAMIVVLLPSLRKKREEAFQED, encoded by the coding sequence ATGGAACTCTTCAGCAACCTCGCCCTCGGCCTCGAGACGGCGTTCACCCTTCAAAACCTGTTTTACTGCCTGGTCGGCGTGTTCGTCGGCACCGCGGTCGGCGTGCTGCCGGGCCTCGGCCCGATCGCCACCATCGCCATGCTGCTGCCGGCCACCTTCGGCCTGCCGCCGGAATCGGCCCTGATCATGCTGGCCGGTATCTACTACGGCGCCCAGTATGGTGGTTCCACCACCGCCATCCTGGTCAACCTGCCCGGCGAATCGTCGTCGGTGGTGACGGCCCTCGACGGCTACCAGATGGCGCGCAACGGCCAGGCCGGCAAGGCGCTGGCCACCGCGGCCATCGCGTCCTTCTTCGCCGGCTCGGTCGCGACCGTGCTGCTGGCGTTGGCCGCGCCGCCGCTGGCCGACATGGCGCTCGAATTCGGCCCGGCCGAATACTTCTCGCTGATGGTGCTGGGCCTGGTCGCCTCGGTGGTGCTGGCCAGCGGCTCGCTGCTCAAGGCAATCGGCATGGTGCTCCTGGGCCTGCTGCTGGGCGTGGTCGGCACCGACGTCAACTCCGGTTCGGCGCGCTACACCTTCGACCTGCCGCAGCTGGCGGACGGCATCAACTTCGTGATCGTTGCGATGGGCATGTTCGGCATCGGCGAAATCATCCGCAACCTGGAGCACGACGAGTCGCGCGACCTGGTGATGAAGAAGGTCAAGGGCCTGATGCTGAACAAGGAAGACTTCAAGCGCATCATCGCCCCGGTGCTGCGCGCGACCGGCCTCGGCTCCATCCTCGGCATCCTGCCGGGCGGCGGCGCGATGCTGGCCTCGTTCGCCTCCTACTCGCTCGAAAAGAAGGTGTCGAAGAACTCGGCGCAGTTCGGCAAGGGCGCGATCGAGGGCGTGGCGGCGCCGGAAGCGGCGAACAATGCCGGCGCCCAGACCTCGTTCATCCCGATGCTGACCCTCGGCATCCCGTCGAACCCGGTGATGGCGCTGATGATCGGCGCGATGATCATCCAGGGCATCCAGCCGGGTCCGGCCGTGATGACCGAGCAGCCCGGCCTGTTCTGGGGCCTGATCGTCTCGATGTGGATCGGCAACCTGTTCCTGGTGGTGCTGAACCTGCCGATGATCGGCATCTGGGTGCGCATGATCATGGTGCCTTACCAGCTGCTGTACCCGGCGATCCTGCTGTTCTGCGCGATCGGCGTGTTCAGCCTGAACAACAGCGAATTCGATGTCTACCTGATGGCGGTATTCGGCCTGCTGGGCTACCTGTGCGCCAAGCTGGAACTGGAACCGGCGCCGATGCTGCTCGGCTTCATCATCGGCCCGATGATGGAAGAATACCTGCGCCGCGCCCTGCTGCTGTCGCGCAGCGATCCGATGGTGTTCATCGAACGCCCGATCTCGGGCGTGATGCTGGGCCTGGCCGCCGCGGCGATGATCGTCGTGCTGCTGCCGTCGCTGCGCAAGAAGCGCGAAGAGGCGTTCCAGGAAGACTGA
- a CDS encoding tripartite tricarboxylate transporter TctB family protein — protein MPSFIRHPKDFWSGIVFLFFGLSAIVIGQDYEMGTAGRMGPAYFPTVLGGLLSLVGAASLLRSFFRPGEPIGRLYWKELALVLVAVLLFGFLMRDAGLIPATILLIMISSYAGQKFNLAKASALAVGGALFAVGLFVKLLGLPMPIIGPWLGGN, from the coding sequence GTGCCATCATTCATACGCCACCCAAAGGATTTTTGGAGCGGCATCGTCTTTCTCTTCTTCGGCCTGAGCGCCATCGTCATCGGCCAGGACTATGAAATGGGCACGGCCGGACGCATGGGCCCGGCCTACTTCCCGACCGTGCTCGGCGGCCTGCTGTCGCTGGTCGGCGCAGCCTCGCTGCTGCGCTCCTTCTTCCGCCCGGGCGAGCCGATCGGCCGCCTGTACTGGAAAGAGCTGGCGCTGGTGCTGGTCGCCGTGCTGCTGTTCGGCTTCCTGATGCGCGACGCGGGCCTGATCCCGGCCACCATCCTCCTGATCATGATCAGCAGCTACGCCGGCCAGAAATTCAACCTGGCCAAGGCATCTGCGCTGGCGGTCGGCGGTGCACTGTTCGCGGTGGGCCTGTTCGTCAAGCTGCTTGGCTTGCCGATGCCCATCATTGGTCCTTGGCTCGGCGGGAATTAA
- a CDS encoding tripartite tricarboxylate transporter substrate binding protein BugD: MKLKMLCAVACLAAFGSGLAQAQAYPNKTITMIVPFAAGGPTDTVARLVAQSMGTTLKQQIIIENVGGAGGTIGAARAAKAAPDGYTLFLHHIGQSTAPALYRKLPYNAIDSFEPIGLITDVPMTVVARGNFPAKDMKELITYVKANKDKVTYAHAGLGSASHLCGMLLQTAMGVELTTVPYKGTGPAMNDLLGGQVDFMCDQTTNTTSQIKSGKIKAYGVTTKTVVPSLPNLPTLASGALPGFEVGVWHGLYAPKGTPKPVVDALANALRASLRDPNVIKRFNDLGTEPVPSNQATPEALRTHLKQQIDLWGPIIKKAGAFAD; the protein is encoded by the coding sequence ATGAAGCTCAAGATGCTGTGCGCTGTCGCGTGCCTGGCCGCTTTCGGCAGCGGCCTGGCCCAGGCCCAGGCCTACCCCAACAAGACCATCACCATGATCGTGCCGTTCGCGGCCGGCGGCCCGACCGACACCGTGGCGCGCCTGGTCGCGCAATCGATGGGCACCACGCTCAAGCAGCAGATCATCATCGAGAACGTCGGCGGCGCCGGCGGCACCATCGGCGCGGCGCGCGCGGCGAAAGCGGCGCCCGACGGCTACACCCTGTTCCTGCACCACATCGGCCAGTCGACCGCACCGGCCCTGTACCGCAAGCTGCCCTATAACGCGATCGACAGCTTCGAGCCGATCGGCCTGATCACCGACGTGCCGATGACCGTGGTCGCGCGCGGCAACTTCCCGGCCAAGGACATGAAAGAGCTGATCACCTACGTCAAGGCCAACAAGGACAAGGTGACCTATGCCCACGCCGGCCTGGGTTCGGCCTCGCATCTGTGCGGCATGCTGCTGCAGACCGCGATGGGCGTCGAGCTGACCACCGTGCCGTACAAAGGCACTGGCCCGGCGATGAACGACCTGCTGGGCGGCCAGGTGGACTTCATGTGCGACCAGACCACCAATACCACCAGCCAGATCAAGAGCGGCAAGATCAAGGCCTATGGCGTGACCACCAAGACCGTGGTGCCGTCGCTGCCGAACCTGCCGACCCTGGCATCCGGCGCGCTGCCGGGCTTCGAGGTCGGCGTCTGGCACGGCCTGTACGCGCCGAAGGGCACGCCGAAGCCGGTCGTCGATGCGCTGGCCAATGCGCTGCGCGCCTCGCTGCGCGACCCGAACGTGATCAAGCGCTTCAACGACCTGGGCACCGAGCCGGTGCCGAGCAACCAGGCCACGCCGGAAGCCCTGCGCACCCACCTGAAGCAGCAGATCGACCTGTGGGGCCCGATCATCAAGAAGGCCGGCGCGTTCGCCGACTGA